A genomic region of Papaver somniferum cultivar HN1 chromosome 7, ASM357369v1, whole genome shotgun sequence contains the following coding sequences:
- the LOC113292757 gene encoding G2/mitotic-specific cyclin-2-like, protein MEDIVEELILDIDSCDSKNTLAVIDYIDDIYAHYKKTENSSCVSPNYMVQQSDINEKMRVILVDWLIEVHYKFELMDETLFLMVNIIDRFLSLQTVERKKLQLVGITAMLLACKYEEVSVPVVDDLIIISDKDYTRKEVLAMEKSIVNTLKFNMSVPTSYVFMKRFLKAAQSDKKLELLSFFFIELSLVDHDMLRLPPSLLAVAAIYTAQFTFSRTRHWSKTTEWHSYYSEDQLQMVAGGSGLGTVMEWNTKTPLQWD, encoded by the exons ATGGAGGATATTGTTGAAGAACTCATTCTGGATATTGATAGTTGCGACTCAAAGAACACACTTGCAGTTATAGATTATATCGATGATATATATGCTCACTACAAGAAAACTGAG AATTCTAGCTGTGTATCTCCCAACTATATGGTTCAGCAATCCGACATCAATGAGAAGATGAGGGTCATCCTAGTTGATTGGTTAATCGAG GTGCATTATAAATTTGAGCTCATGGATGAGACATTATTCCTTATGGTTAACATTATAGACAGATTCTTATCCCTCCAAACTGTAGAACGAAAGAAACTTCAGTTGGTCGGAATTACAGCCATGCTTTTAGCATGCAAGTATGAGGAAGTTTCAGTACCGGTTGTAGATGATCTTATTATAATTTCTGACAAGGATTATACAAGGAAGGAAGTTCTTGCTATG GAGAAATCGATAGTAAATACATTGAAATTCAATATGTCAGTTCCAACTTCGTATGTATTTATGAAAAGATTCCTTAAAGCGGCTCAGTCTGATAAGAAG CTTGAgcttctctcctttttctttatcGAGCTATCCTTGGTTGATCATGACATGCTTAGGTTACCACCATCTCTGTTAGCTGTTGCAGCCATCTACACTGCTCAGTTTACTTTTAGCAGGACTAGACATTGGAGTAAGACCACAGAGTGGCATTCATATTACTCAGAAGATCAATTACA gATGGTTGCAGGTGGTTCTGGACTCGGAACAGTGATGGAGTGGAACACAAAGACTCCCTTGCAGTGGGATTAG